From one Brachypodium distachyon strain Bd21 chromosome 4, Brachypodium_distachyon_v3.0, whole genome shotgun sequence genomic stretch:
- the LOC100835661 gene encoding DEAD-box ATP-dependent RNA helicase FANCM isoform X1: MAGSPPSYHPVLDDDDGFDWDAAVREIDSACALAASASTAPAAVSTSAPPAQPWAAAPSWTAPLHVPSAAAAAPFPGPAVGGTRQSTLHRFVDSFTRRQASKENLPPAPVVPAAAPAGGGARFPESSDVGCSGRAGEDVAVEGSCAVALDHEAVQTWIYPTNVEVREYQQYIVQKALFTNTLVALPTGLGKTFIAAVVMYNYFRWFPEGKIVFTAPSRPLVTQQIEACHNTVGIPQEWAIDMKGNLSPEKRTSFWKSKRVFFVTPQILENDIRSGICMVKQLVCLVIDEAHRASGNHSYCSAVRELVASNVPLRILALTATPGSKHPDIQGVINNLHISELIHRDESDPEVQRYVNTRTVDLVKVPVGSDTAQINEMLLEIIRPHIAQLRAAGVIDNRDASNWTPHQLHILKEKFNQAPLPNLPLEKKKEIRRSFAAVVSLCRISKLLLSHGIKPAHQSIEATWSEGAWNLFSRNEVFIKAKEMMGSIVGKGVPSPKVHKLVEVLLDHFHKKNPKDSRVIIFSHYRESVKEILGALSDSGTGIFRPAQFIGQTSTGDRLKGQTQKMQQAILQKFRSGEYNILVATSIGEEGLDIMEVDLVICFDANVSPLRMIQRMGRTGRKHEGRVVVLACEGQELQGYTRKQGSTRTMKNLLRKRDKFDYHASPRMVPHVYKPEVKYVKLSIEKYVPHSKKIKVDASCVSPILNKLSEEDGQLIARYFIACKEDIWKPSLVAFPSFQVSPCDIYKVPHSFRTTDMLVDAMQQLQDLSFSTTKNTYVQCGSPLRESADVATVKDQAPEVECPYFSSGEVALSKSVCVPSSPVNKYPLHSFFSGDYVTVDVGGFVSITFVPALPRSAEINKDKTNINWQQKVQNKTTPFSGPTTDGAYSRNLIFVTNASSLAPHSPEYSKHDHDKHNIHPGSPSNTFTSPREKWDSPCNTKPGSPVLSVQQDSEELSPRLTHYIEEGIVPESPILDVNHQQLEIDSAANACFIPKVCSSKTHGQGVQTNGSGCQNGPLSFWKKGQISAGVTEFPSSSRDDVLDKIQARTEEPMCPSNAKMCSPAAHTPTANLLCDSLSDEWQVNSVVGDTSGSVQQAPKYRRLCKFGDKIKRVSSVSLNNRYDRFVEGQYDLANKTMPNQMEHAIGNKGKAKRRLDIYIDEEVEVSEDANISVDEDDGQSDDKYEDSFIDDQTTPTGQFTQSEQGGQNTGDMMAFYRRSLLTQSTVVLPSRYQDVSDNSAYRAGSSSCSSGNLHNPIETPRGIPQTHDTTGPSPLGSMERASSIKEQGEASVINCESTTKLDSRKRKLSFQQAVSIPVINLEPEPELEPAPPSAHLTTGVNNDIYWDDDAFFESLDFDAIEAQATEQLRLQKAQSAQKPAETKRASDLSFPPPSFDLGF; this comes from the exons ATGGCCGGATCGCCGCCGTCTTACCACCCcgtcctcgacgacgacgac GGATTCGACTGGGATGCGGCCGTGCGCGAGATCGACAGCGCCTGCGCCCTCGCTGCCTCGGCCTCCacggcccccgccgccgtaTCGACCTCGGCGCCACCCGCCCAGCCCTGGGCGGCCGCTCCCTCGTGGACGGCGCCGCTCCACGtcccctcggcggcggcggcggcgccgttcCCCGGGCCTGCCGTAGGCGGCACGCGGCAGTCGACGCTCCACCGCTTCGTCGACTCCTTCACCAGGAGGCAGGCCTCGAAAGAGAACCTGCCCCCTGCGCCGGTGGttcccgcggcggcgcccgctgGCGGAGGGGCGCGCTTTCCGGAGAGCTCTGACGTGGGGTGCTCAGGGAGGGCGGGCGAGGACGTGGCCGTGGAGGGGTCCTGCGCCGTGGCTCTCGACCATGAGGCGGTGCAGACGTGGATCTATCCAA CTAATGTAGAAGTCCGAGAGTATCAACAATATATCGTCCAAAAGGCCTTGTTTACAAATACACTAGTGGCTTTGCCAACTGGACTTGGCAAAACTTTTATTGCTGCAGTAGTGATGTATAACTATTTTAGATGGTTCCCTGAAG GTAAAATAGTATTTACCGCCCCTTCACGCCCGCTTGTTACTCAGCAAATTGAGGCATGTCATAATACAGTGGGTATACCACAG GAGTGGGCGATTGATATGAAAGGGAATCTAAGCCCTGAGAAGCGAACAAGTTTTTGGAAGTCTAAAAGAGTGTTCTTCGTCACTCCACAGATTCTTGAGAATGATATACGATCTG GTATATGCATGGTGAAACAACTGGTTTGCTTGGTGATAGATGAAGCTCATAGAGCTTCTGGAAATCATTCTTACTGTAGTGCTGTCCGTGAG TTGGTGGCATCAAATGTACCATTAAGAATTTTAGCTTTGACTGCTACACCAGGAT CAAAGCATCCAGATATTCAAGGTGTTATCAACAATTTACACATATCAGAGTTGATTCATCGTGACGAAAGTGATCCTGAAGTCCAACGATATGTTAACACACGCACAGTTGATCTCGTAAAG GTTCCTGTTGGCAGTGATACAGCTCAAATCAATGAGATGCTTTTAGAAATTATACGTCCACATATTGCCCAACTGCGTGCTGCTGGGGTGATTGACAATAGGGATGCTTCAAAT TGGACCCCACATCAACTGCACATTTTAAAGGAGAAATTCAACCAAGCACCCCTACCAAATCTTCccttggaaaagaaaaaagaaattcgCAGATCTTTTGCGGCTGTTGTCTCACTTTGTCGTATAAGTAAATTGCTATTGAGCCATGGAATCAAGCCAGCACATCAGTCGATTGAAGCTACATGGAGTGAAGG GGCGTGGAATTTGTTTTCAAGGAATGAAGTCTTCATAAAAGCAAAGGAAATGATGGGGAGCATCGTGGGAAAGGGTGTGCCTAGTCCAAAAGTGCATAAATTGGTAGAAGTGTTACTCGATCACTTCC ACAAAAAGAATCCAAAGGACTCAAGGGTGATAATATTTTCACATTACCGGGAAAGTGTCAA AGAAATATTGGGTGCACTGAGTGATAGTGGTACCGGAATTTTCAGACCTGCTCAATTCATCGGTCAAACCTCTACAG GTGACAGGCTGAAGGGGCAGACACAGAAAATGCAGCAGGCTATTTTACAG AAATTTCGGTCCGGGGAATACAATATTTTGGTGGCAACATCAATTGGTGAGGAAGGACTAGATATTATGGAGGTTGATCTTGTGATCTGTTTCGATGCCAATGTCTCTCCATTAAGAATGATTCAGCGAATGGGAAGGACTGGGCGGAAGCATGAAGGGCGAGTTG TGGTTCTGGCTTGTGAAGGGCAGGAGTTGCAAGGGTACACAAGGAAACAAGGAAGTACTCGGACGATGAAGAATCTATTACGTAAACGTGACAAATTTGATTACCATGCTAGTCCTAGGATG GTTCCACATGTCTATAAACCAGAAGTTAAATATGTTAAATTGTCAATAGAGAAGTATGTTCCTCactcaaagaaaataaaagtcGATGCTAGTTGTGTATCTCCAATTTTGAATAAGTTGTCAGAGGAAGACGGTCAATTGATTGCTCGGTACTTCATTGCATGCAAAGAGGATATTTGGAAGCCATCTCTTGTTGCATTTCCTAGTTTTCAGGTTTCTCCATGCGATATCTATAAAGTACCCCATTCATTTCGAACCACAGATATGCTAGTTGATGCTATGCAACAACTTCAAGATCTTTCTTTCTCTACAACAAAG AATACCTATGTTCAATGTGGAAGCCCTTTACGAGAATCTGCTGATGTAGCAACGGTGAAGGACCAGGCACCGGAAGTGGAATGTCCTTACTTTTCATCTGGAGAAGTGGCATTGAGTAAAAGTGTCTGTGTGCCAAGTTCTCCGGTCAACAAATATCCTCTCCACTCTTTCTTCAGTGGAGATTATGTAACTGTGGATGTTGGAGGCTTCGTGTCAATTACCTTTGTACCTGCCCTGCCGAGATCAGCTGAAATCAATAAGgacaaaacaaacataaattgGCAACAGAAAGTTCAGAACAAGACCACTCCTTTCAGTGGTCCAACAACAGATGGTGCTTATTCAAGAAATTTGATATTTGTAACTAATGCATCCAGTTTAGCCCCTCATTCCCCAGAATATTCCAAACATGACCATGATAAACATAACATCCACCCTGGATCTCCATCTAACACATTTACAAgcccaagagaaaaatgggaCTCGCCATGCAATACTAAACCAGGGAGCCCAGTTTTGTCAGTTCAACAAGATAGTGAGGAACTTAGTCCCAGGTTAACCCATTATATTGAAGAAGGAATTGTTCCCGAGTCTCCAATCCTCGATGTTAACCACCAGCAATTAGAAATAGACAGTGCTGCTAATGCTTGTTTTATTCCTAAGGTTTGTTCTTCGAAGACACACGGTCAGGGAGTTCAGACCAATGGTTCAGGATGCCAGAACGGACCATTGAGCTTTTGGAAGAAAGGTCAAATTTCTGCTGGGGTCACTGAATTTCCAAGTTCGTCCAGAGATGATGTCCTAGATAAGATTCAAGCAAGGACGGAAGAGCCAATGTGTCCTTCAAATGCGAAAATGTGTAGTCCTGCTGCTCATACTCCTACAGCAAATCTACTGTGTGATAGTTTATCTGATGAGTGGCAGGTTAATTCAGTAGTAGGGGATACATCAGGGTCAGTACAGCAAGCACCCAAGTACAGAAGACTCTGCAAATTTGGTGACAAGATCAAGAGAGTTTCCTCAGTGTCTTTGAATAACAGATATGATAGATTTGTTGAAGGACAATACGATCTTGCAAATAAAACTATGCCCAACCAAATGGAGCATGCTATTG GAAACAAAGGGAAGGCCAAGAGGCGTCTGGATATATACATCGATGAGGAAGTCGA GGTGTCCGAAGATGCTAATATTTCAGTGGATGAGGATGATGGTCAGAGTGACGACAAATACGAAGATAGCTTTATTGATGATCAGACAACTCCTACAGGCCAATTCACCCAGAGTGAACAAGGTGGTCAAAACACTGGTGACATGATGGCCTTCTATAG GCGATCACTACTTACTCAGTCCACAGTAGTTCTGCCATCAAGATACCAAGATGTCTCTGACAATTCTGCTTATAGAGCTGGAAGTTCGAGCTGTTCATCTGGGAACTTGCACAATCCTATTGAGACTCCACGAGGGATTCCTCAAACACATGATACCACTGGCCCAAGTCCTCTAGGCTCCATGGAGAGAGCTAGTTCGATAAAGGAACAGGGTGAAGCAAGTGTGATCAATTGTGAATCAACCACCAAATTAGACAGCAGAAAGAGAAAGCTAAGCTTCCAGCAAGCTGTCTCAATTCCTGTCATAAATCTTGAACCGGAACCAGAACTGGAACCGGCACCACCTTCTGCACATCTTACTACTGGAGTCAATAATGACATATACTGGGACGACGATGCTTTCTTTGAGAGCCTTGACTTCGATGCAATCGAAGCACAAGCGACCGAGCAACTGAGACTCCAGAAAGCACAATCAGCACAGAAACCAGCAGAAACTAAGCGAGCATCTGATCTGAGCTTCCCACCTCCATCATTTGATCTTGGGTTCTGA
- the LOC100835661 gene encoding DEAD-box ATP-dependent RNA helicase FANCM isoform X2 translates to MKGNLSPEKRTSFWKSKRVFFVTPQILENDIRSGICMVKQLVCLVIDEAHRASGNHSYCSAVRELVASNVPLRILALTATPGSKHPDIQGVINNLHISELIHRDESDPEVQRYVNTRTVDLVKVPVGSDTAQINEMLLEIIRPHIAQLRAAGVIDNRDASNWTPHQLHILKEKFNQAPLPNLPLEKKKEIRRSFAAVVSLCRISKLLLSHGIKPAHQSIEATWSEGAWNLFSRNEVFIKAKEMMGSIVGKGVPSPKVHKLVEVLLDHFHKKNPKDSRVIIFSHYRESVKEILGALSDSGTGIFRPAQFIGQTSTGDRLKGQTQKMQQAILQKFRSGEYNILVATSIGEEGLDIMEVDLVICFDANVSPLRMIQRMGRTGRKHEGRVVVLACEGQELQGYTRKQGSTRTMKNLLRKRDKFDYHASPRMVPHVYKPEVKYVKLSIEKYVPHSKKIKVDASCVSPILNKLSEEDGQLIARYFIACKEDIWKPSLVAFPSFQVSPCDIYKVPHSFRTTDMLVDAMQQLQDLSFSTTKNTYVQCGSPLRESADVATVKDQAPEVECPYFSSGEVALSKSVCVPSSPVNKYPLHSFFSGDYVTVDVGGFVSITFVPALPRSAEINKDKTNINWQQKVQNKTTPFSGPTTDGAYSRNLIFVTNASSLAPHSPEYSKHDHDKHNIHPGSPSNTFTSPREKWDSPCNTKPGSPVLSVQQDSEELSPRLTHYIEEGIVPESPILDVNHQQLEIDSAANACFIPKVCSSKTHGQGVQTNGSGCQNGPLSFWKKGQISAGVTEFPSSSRDDVLDKIQARTEEPMCPSNAKMCSPAAHTPTANLLCDSLSDEWQVNSVVGDTSGSVQQAPKYRRLCKFGDKIKRVSSVSLNNRYDRFVEGQYDLANKTMPNQMEHAIGNKGKAKRRLDIYIDEEVEVSEDANISVDEDDGQSDDKYEDSFIDDQTTPTGQFTQSEQGGQNTGDMMAFYRRSLLTQSTVVLPSRYQDVSDNSAYRAGSSSCSSGNLHNPIETPRGIPQTHDTTGPSPLGSMERASSIKEQGEASVINCESTTKLDSRKRKLSFQQAVSIPVINLEPEPELEPAPPSAHLTTGVNNDIYWDDDAFFESLDFDAIEAQATEQLRLQKAQSAQKPAETKRASDLSFPPPSFDLGF, encoded by the exons ATGAAAGGGAATCTAAGCCCTGAGAAGCGAACAAGTTTTTGGAAGTCTAAAAGAGTGTTCTTCGTCACTCCACAGATTCTTGAGAATGATATACGATCTG GTATATGCATGGTGAAACAACTGGTTTGCTTGGTGATAGATGAAGCTCATAGAGCTTCTGGAAATCATTCTTACTGTAGTGCTGTCCGTGAG TTGGTGGCATCAAATGTACCATTAAGAATTTTAGCTTTGACTGCTACACCAGGAT CAAAGCATCCAGATATTCAAGGTGTTATCAACAATTTACACATATCAGAGTTGATTCATCGTGACGAAAGTGATCCTGAAGTCCAACGATATGTTAACACACGCACAGTTGATCTCGTAAAG GTTCCTGTTGGCAGTGATACAGCTCAAATCAATGAGATGCTTTTAGAAATTATACGTCCACATATTGCCCAACTGCGTGCTGCTGGGGTGATTGACAATAGGGATGCTTCAAAT TGGACCCCACATCAACTGCACATTTTAAAGGAGAAATTCAACCAAGCACCCCTACCAAATCTTCccttggaaaagaaaaaagaaattcgCAGATCTTTTGCGGCTGTTGTCTCACTTTGTCGTATAAGTAAATTGCTATTGAGCCATGGAATCAAGCCAGCACATCAGTCGATTGAAGCTACATGGAGTGAAGG GGCGTGGAATTTGTTTTCAAGGAATGAAGTCTTCATAAAAGCAAAGGAAATGATGGGGAGCATCGTGGGAAAGGGTGTGCCTAGTCCAAAAGTGCATAAATTGGTAGAAGTGTTACTCGATCACTTCC ACAAAAAGAATCCAAAGGACTCAAGGGTGATAATATTTTCACATTACCGGGAAAGTGTCAA AGAAATATTGGGTGCACTGAGTGATAGTGGTACCGGAATTTTCAGACCTGCTCAATTCATCGGTCAAACCTCTACAG GTGACAGGCTGAAGGGGCAGACACAGAAAATGCAGCAGGCTATTTTACAG AAATTTCGGTCCGGGGAATACAATATTTTGGTGGCAACATCAATTGGTGAGGAAGGACTAGATATTATGGAGGTTGATCTTGTGATCTGTTTCGATGCCAATGTCTCTCCATTAAGAATGATTCAGCGAATGGGAAGGACTGGGCGGAAGCATGAAGGGCGAGTTG TGGTTCTGGCTTGTGAAGGGCAGGAGTTGCAAGGGTACACAAGGAAACAAGGAAGTACTCGGACGATGAAGAATCTATTACGTAAACGTGACAAATTTGATTACCATGCTAGTCCTAGGATG GTTCCACATGTCTATAAACCAGAAGTTAAATATGTTAAATTGTCAATAGAGAAGTATGTTCCTCactcaaagaaaataaaagtcGATGCTAGTTGTGTATCTCCAATTTTGAATAAGTTGTCAGAGGAAGACGGTCAATTGATTGCTCGGTACTTCATTGCATGCAAAGAGGATATTTGGAAGCCATCTCTTGTTGCATTTCCTAGTTTTCAGGTTTCTCCATGCGATATCTATAAAGTACCCCATTCATTTCGAACCACAGATATGCTAGTTGATGCTATGCAACAACTTCAAGATCTTTCTTTCTCTACAACAAAG AATACCTATGTTCAATGTGGAAGCCCTTTACGAGAATCTGCTGATGTAGCAACGGTGAAGGACCAGGCACCGGAAGTGGAATGTCCTTACTTTTCATCTGGAGAAGTGGCATTGAGTAAAAGTGTCTGTGTGCCAAGTTCTCCGGTCAACAAATATCCTCTCCACTCTTTCTTCAGTGGAGATTATGTAACTGTGGATGTTGGAGGCTTCGTGTCAATTACCTTTGTACCTGCCCTGCCGAGATCAGCTGAAATCAATAAGgacaaaacaaacataaattgGCAACAGAAAGTTCAGAACAAGACCACTCCTTTCAGTGGTCCAACAACAGATGGTGCTTATTCAAGAAATTTGATATTTGTAACTAATGCATCCAGTTTAGCCCCTCATTCCCCAGAATATTCCAAACATGACCATGATAAACATAACATCCACCCTGGATCTCCATCTAACACATTTACAAgcccaagagaaaaatgggaCTCGCCATGCAATACTAAACCAGGGAGCCCAGTTTTGTCAGTTCAACAAGATAGTGAGGAACTTAGTCCCAGGTTAACCCATTATATTGAAGAAGGAATTGTTCCCGAGTCTCCAATCCTCGATGTTAACCACCAGCAATTAGAAATAGACAGTGCTGCTAATGCTTGTTTTATTCCTAAGGTTTGTTCTTCGAAGACACACGGTCAGGGAGTTCAGACCAATGGTTCAGGATGCCAGAACGGACCATTGAGCTTTTGGAAGAAAGGTCAAATTTCTGCTGGGGTCACTGAATTTCCAAGTTCGTCCAGAGATGATGTCCTAGATAAGATTCAAGCAAGGACGGAAGAGCCAATGTGTCCTTCAAATGCGAAAATGTGTAGTCCTGCTGCTCATACTCCTACAGCAAATCTACTGTGTGATAGTTTATCTGATGAGTGGCAGGTTAATTCAGTAGTAGGGGATACATCAGGGTCAGTACAGCAAGCACCCAAGTACAGAAGACTCTGCAAATTTGGTGACAAGATCAAGAGAGTTTCCTCAGTGTCTTTGAATAACAGATATGATAGATTTGTTGAAGGACAATACGATCTTGCAAATAAAACTATGCCCAACCAAATGGAGCATGCTATTG GAAACAAAGGGAAGGCCAAGAGGCGTCTGGATATATACATCGATGAGGAAGTCGA GGTGTCCGAAGATGCTAATATTTCAGTGGATGAGGATGATGGTCAGAGTGACGACAAATACGAAGATAGCTTTATTGATGATCAGACAACTCCTACAGGCCAATTCACCCAGAGTGAACAAGGTGGTCAAAACACTGGTGACATGATGGCCTTCTATAG GCGATCACTACTTACTCAGTCCACAGTAGTTCTGCCATCAAGATACCAAGATGTCTCTGACAATTCTGCTTATAGAGCTGGAAGTTCGAGCTGTTCATCTGGGAACTTGCACAATCCTATTGAGACTCCACGAGGGATTCCTCAAACACATGATACCACTGGCCCAAGTCCTCTAGGCTCCATGGAGAGAGCTAGTTCGATAAAGGAACAGGGTGAAGCAAGTGTGATCAATTGTGAATCAACCACCAAATTAGACAGCAGAAAGAGAAAGCTAAGCTTCCAGCAAGCTGTCTCAATTCCTGTCATAAATCTTGAACCGGAACCAGAACTGGAACCGGCACCACCTTCTGCACATCTTACTACTGGAGTCAATAATGACATATACTGGGACGACGATGCTTTCTTTGAGAGCCTTGACTTCGATGCAATCGAAGCACAAGCGACCGAGCAACTGAGACTCCAGAAAGCACAATCAGCACAGAAACCAGCAGAAACTAAGCGAGCATCTGATCTGAGCTTCCCACCTCCATCATTTGATCTTGGGTTCTGA
- the LOC100835661 gene encoding DEAD-box ATP-dependent RNA helicase FANCM isoform X3: MVKQLVCLVIDEAHRASGNHSYCSAVRELVASNVPLRILALTATPGSKHPDIQGVINNLHISELIHRDESDPEVQRYVNTRTVDLVKVPVGSDTAQINEMLLEIIRPHIAQLRAAGVIDNRDASNWTPHQLHILKEKFNQAPLPNLPLEKKKEIRRSFAAVVSLCRISKLLLSHGIKPAHQSIEATWSEGAWNLFSRNEVFIKAKEMMGSIVGKGVPSPKVHKLVEVLLDHFHKKNPKDSRVIIFSHYRESVKEILGALSDSGTGIFRPAQFIGQTSTGDRLKGQTQKMQQAILQKFRSGEYNILVATSIGEEGLDIMEVDLVICFDANVSPLRMIQRMGRTGRKHEGRVVVLACEGQELQGYTRKQGSTRTMKNLLRKRDKFDYHASPRMVPHVYKPEVKYVKLSIEKYVPHSKKIKVDASCVSPILNKLSEEDGQLIARYFIACKEDIWKPSLVAFPSFQVSPCDIYKVPHSFRTTDMLVDAMQQLQDLSFSTTKNTYVQCGSPLRESADVATVKDQAPEVECPYFSSGEVALSKSVCVPSSPVNKYPLHSFFSGDYVTVDVGGFVSITFVPALPRSAEINKDKTNINWQQKVQNKTTPFSGPTTDGAYSRNLIFVTNASSLAPHSPEYSKHDHDKHNIHPGSPSNTFTSPREKWDSPCNTKPGSPVLSVQQDSEELSPRLTHYIEEGIVPESPILDVNHQQLEIDSAANACFIPKVCSSKTHGQGVQTNGSGCQNGPLSFWKKGQISAGVTEFPSSSRDDVLDKIQARTEEPMCPSNAKMCSPAAHTPTANLLCDSLSDEWQVNSVVGDTSGSVQQAPKYRRLCKFGDKIKRVSSVSLNNRYDRFVEGQYDLANKTMPNQMEHAIGNKGKAKRRLDIYIDEEVEVSEDANISVDEDDGQSDDKYEDSFIDDQTTPTGQFTQSEQGGQNTGDMMAFYRRSLLTQSTVVLPSRYQDVSDNSAYRAGSSSCSSGNLHNPIETPRGIPQTHDTTGPSPLGSMERASSIKEQGEASVINCESTTKLDSRKRKLSFQQAVSIPVINLEPEPELEPAPPSAHLTTGVNNDIYWDDDAFFESLDFDAIEAQATEQLRLQKAQSAQKPAETKRASDLSFPPPSFDLGF; the protein is encoded by the exons ATGGTGAAACAACTGGTTTGCTTGGTGATAGATGAAGCTCATAGAGCTTCTGGAAATCATTCTTACTGTAGTGCTGTCCGTGAG TTGGTGGCATCAAATGTACCATTAAGAATTTTAGCTTTGACTGCTACACCAGGAT CAAAGCATCCAGATATTCAAGGTGTTATCAACAATTTACACATATCAGAGTTGATTCATCGTGACGAAAGTGATCCTGAAGTCCAACGATATGTTAACACACGCACAGTTGATCTCGTAAAG GTTCCTGTTGGCAGTGATACAGCTCAAATCAATGAGATGCTTTTAGAAATTATACGTCCACATATTGCCCAACTGCGTGCTGCTGGGGTGATTGACAATAGGGATGCTTCAAAT TGGACCCCACATCAACTGCACATTTTAAAGGAGAAATTCAACCAAGCACCCCTACCAAATCTTCccttggaaaagaaaaaagaaattcgCAGATCTTTTGCGGCTGTTGTCTCACTTTGTCGTATAAGTAAATTGCTATTGAGCCATGGAATCAAGCCAGCACATCAGTCGATTGAAGCTACATGGAGTGAAGG GGCGTGGAATTTGTTTTCAAGGAATGAAGTCTTCATAAAAGCAAAGGAAATGATGGGGAGCATCGTGGGAAAGGGTGTGCCTAGTCCAAAAGTGCATAAATTGGTAGAAGTGTTACTCGATCACTTCC ACAAAAAGAATCCAAAGGACTCAAGGGTGATAATATTTTCACATTACCGGGAAAGTGTCAA AGAAATATTGGGTGCACTGAGTGATAGTGGTACCGGAATTTTCAGACCTGCTCAATTCATCGGTCAAACCTCTACAG GTGACAGGCTGAAGGGGCAGACACAGAAAATGCAGCAGGCTATTTTACAG AAATTTCGGTCCGGGGAATACAATATTTTGGTGGCAACATCAATTGGTGAGGAAGGACTAGATATTATGGAGGTTGATCTTGTGATCTGTTTCGATGCCAATGTCTCTCCATTAAGAATGATTCAGCGAATGGGAAGGACTGGGCGGAAGCATGAAGGGCGAGTTG TGGTTCTGGCTTGTGAAGGGCAGGAGTTGCAAGGGTACACAAGGAAACAAGGAAGTACTCGGACGATGAAGAATCTATTACGTAAACGTGACAAATTTGATTACCATGCTAGTCCTAGGATG GTTCCACATGTCTATAAACCAGAAGTTAAATATGTTAAATTGTCAATAGAGAAGTATGTTCCTCactcaaagaaaataaaagtcGATGCTAGTTGTGTATCTCCAATTTTGAATAAGTTGTCAGAGGAAGACGGTCAATTGATTGCTCGGTACTTCATTGCATGCAAAGAGGATATTTGGAAGCCATCTCTTGTTGCATTTCCTAGTTTTCAGGTTTCTCCATGCGATATCTATAAAGTACCCCATTCATTTCGAACCACAGATATGCTAGTTGATGCTATGCAACAACTTCAAGATCTTTCTTTCTCTACAACAAAG AATACCTATGTTCAATGTGGAAGCCCTTTACGAGAATCTGCTGATGTAGCAACGGTGAAGGACCAGGCACCGGAAGTGGAATGTCCTTACTTTTCATCTGGAGAAGTGGCATTGAGTAAAAGTGTCTGTGTGCCAAGTTCTCCGGTCAACAAATATCCTCTCCACTCTTTCTTCAGTGGAGATTATGTAACTGTGGATGTTGGAGGCTTCGTGTCAATTACCTTTGTACCTGCCCTGCCGAGATCAGCTGAAATCAATAAGgacaaaacaaacataaattgGCAACAGAAAGTTCAGAACAAGACCACTCCTTTCAGTGGTCCAACAACAGATGGTGCTTATTCAAGAAATTTGATATTTGTAACTAATGCATCCAGTTTAGCCCCTCATTCCCCAGAATATTCCAAACATGACCATGATAAACATAACATCCACCCTGGATCTCCATCTAACACATTTACAAgcccaagagaaaaatgggaCTCGCCATGCAATACTAAACCAGGGAGCCCAGTTTTGTCAGTTCAACAAGATAGTGAGGAACTTAGTCCCAGGTTAACCCATTATATTGAAGAAGGAATTGTTCCCGAGTCTCCAATCCTCGATGTTAACCACCAGCAATTAGAAATAGACAGTGCTGCTAATGCTTGTTTTATTCCTAAGGTTTGTTCTTCGAAGACACACGGTCAGGGAGTTCAGACCAATGGTTCAGGATGCCAGAACGGACCATTGAGCTTTTGGAAGAAAGGTCAAATTTCTGCTGGGGTCACTGAATTTCCAAGTTCGTCCAGAGATGATGTCCTAGATAAGATTCAAGCAAGGACGGAAGAGCCAATGTGTCCTTCAAATGCGAAAATGTGTAGTCCTGCTGCTCATACTCCTACAGCAAATCTACTGTGTGATAGTTTATCTGATGAGTGGCAGGTTAATTCAGTAGTAGGGGATACATCAGGGTCAGTACAGCAAGCACCCAAGTACAGAAGACTCTGCAAATTTGGTGACAAGATCAAGAGAGTTTCCTCAGTGTCTTTGAATAACAGATATGATAGATTTGTTGAAGGACAATACGATCTTGCAAATAAAACTATGCCCAACCAAATGGAGCATGCTATTG GAAACAAAGGGAAGGCCAAGAGGCGTCTGGATATATACATCGATGAGGAAGTCGA GGTGTCCGAAGATGCTAATATTTCAGTGGATGAGGATGATGGTCAGAGTGACGACAAATACGAAGATAGCTTTATTGATGATCAGACAACTCCTACAGGCCAATTCACCCAGAGTGAACAAGGTGGTCAAAACACTGGTGACATGATGGCCTTCTATAG GCGATCACTACTTACTCAGTCCACAGTAGTTCTGCCATCAAGATACCAAGATGTCTCTGACAATTCTGCTTATAGAGCTGGAAGTTCGAGCTGTTCATCTGGGAACTTGCACAATCCTATTGAGACTCCACGAGGGATTCCTCAAACACATGATACCACTGGCCCAAGTCCTCTAGGCTCCATGGAGAGAGCTAGTTCGATAAAGGAACAGGGTGAAGCAAGTGTGATCAATTGTGAATCAACCACCAAATTAGACAGCAGAAAGAGAAAGCTAAGCTTCCAGCAAGCTGTCTCAATTCCTGTCATAAATCTTGAACCGGAACCAGAACTGGAACCGGCACCACCTTCTGCACATCTTACTACTGGAGTCAATAATGACATATACTGGGACGACGATGCTTTCTTTGAGAGCCTTGACTTCGATGCAATCGAAGCACAAGCGACCGAGCAACTGAGACTCCAGAAAGCACAATCAGCACAGAAACCAGCAGAAACTAAGCGAGCATCTGATCTGAGCTTCCCACCTCCATCATTTGATCTTGGGTTCTGA